From Pantoea sp. Ep11b, the proteins below share one genomic window:
- the gcvP gene encoding aminomethyl-transferring glycine dehydrogenase translates to MTQTLSQLEHNGAFIERHIGPSPEQQALMLEAIGARSLEALIGTIVPADIQLPGPPAVGDAVTEQQALAELKAIASQNLRYKSWIGMGYSAVITPPVILRNMLENPGWYTAYTPYQPEVSQGRLEALLNFQQLTLDLTGMDIASASLLDEATAAAEAMAMAKRVSKLKNANKFFIADDIHPQTLDVVRTRAETFGFELIVDRAEKAVEHEDLFGVLLQQVGTTGDAHDYSALIGDLKARKVVVSMAADFMSLVLLEAPGRQGADIVFGSAQRFGVPMGYGGPHAAFFASRDEHKRSMPGRIIGVSRDAAGHTALRMAMQTREQHIRREKANSNICTSQVLLANIAGLYAVFHGPAGLKRIASRIHRFTSILAAGLQQGGLKLRHQHWFDTLTVEVADKAAVLNRALSFGVNLRSDIHNAVGITLDETTSRDDILALFAILLGDDHGQNLDVLDSDVARAGHAIPAGLQRQSEILTHPVFNRHHSETEMMRYMHSLEKKDLALNQALIPLGSCTMKLNAAAEMIPITWPEFAELHPFCPAEQATGYLQMIGQLSQWLVQLTGYDALCMQPNSGAQGEYAGLLAIRRYHESRGEGDRHLCLIPGSAHGTNPASAQMAGMDVVVVACDKQGNIDLNDLREKAAQAGDKLSCIMVTYPSTHGVYEETIREVCQIVHQHGGQVYLDGANMNAQVGITTPGYIGADVSHLNLHKTFCIPHGGGGPGMGPIGVKAHLAPFVPGHSVMQIDDILTQQGAVSAAPFGSASILPISWMYIRMMGAEGLKQASSVAILNANYIASRLKSAYPVLYTGRDGRVAHECILDIRPLKEQTGISELDIAKRLIDYGFHAPTMSFPVAGTLMVEPTESESKIELDRFIDAMLAIRMEIDRVAAGEWPLDDNPLVNAPHTQLEIVSEWSHPYSRELAVFPAGSHNKYWPTVKRLDDVFGDRNLFCSCVPMSDYQ, encoded by the coding sequence ATGACCCAGACTCTCAGCCAGCTTGAACACAACGGTGCCTTCATCGAGCGCCATATTGGTCCTTCACCTGAGCAGCAGGCGCTAATGCTCGAAGCCATTGGCGCCCGTTCGCTGGAGGCGCTGATCGGTACGATTGTGCCGGCAGACATTCAGCTGCCAGGCCCGCCCGCGGTGGGCGATGCCGTCACGGAACAGCAGGCGCTGGCGGAACTGAAAGCGATTGCCAGCCAGAACCTGCGCTACAAATCCTGGATTGGGATGGGATACAGCGCGGTGATCACCCCGCCGGTGATCCTGCGTAACATGCTGGAGAATCCAGGCTGGTATACGGCCTATACCCCTTATCAGCCCGAAGTTTCCCAGGGCCGTCTGGAAGCGTTGCTGAACTTCCAGCAGCTGACGCTGGACCTCACCGGCATGGATATCGCCTCAGCTTCTCTGCTGGATGAAGCGACCGCCGCCGCAGAAGCGATGGCGATGGCAAAGCGCGTCAGCAAGCTCAAAAACGCCAACAAATTCTTTATCGCCGATGATATTCATCCGCAGACGCTGGATGTGGTCCGCACCCGTGCGGAGACCTTTGGCTTTGAGCTGATCGTCGATCGCGCAGAAAAGGCGGTTGAGCATGAGGACCTGTTTGGTGTGCTGCTGCAACAGGTGGGCACCACCGGTGACGCGCACGATTACAGCGCGCTGATCGGCGACCTGAAAGCGCGCAAAGTGGTGGTGAGCATGGCGGCGGACTTTATGTCGCTGGTTTTACTGGAGGCACCAGGCAGGCAGGGCGCAGACATCGTCTTTGGTTCAGCCCAGCGTTTTGGCGTGCCAATGGGCTACGGCGGCCCGCACGCAGCCTTCTTCGCCAGCCGCGACGAGCATAAGCGTTCTATGCCTGGCCGTATCATCGGGGTGTCACGCGATGCCGCAGGCCACACTGCGCTGCGTATGGCGATGCAGACCCGCGAACAGCATATCCGTCGTGAAAAGGCTAACTCCAACATCTGTACTTCACAGGTGTTGCTCGCCAACATCGCCGGTCTCTATGCGGTGTTTCATGGCCCGGCGGGTCTGAAACGCATCGCCTCACGCATTCACCGCTTCACCAGCATTCTGGCTGCCGGGCTGCAGCAGGGCGGCCTGAAACTGCGCCATCAGCACTGGTTCGACACGCTGACGGTTGAGGTGGCAGATAAAGCCGCTGTGCTGAATCGCGCGCTGAGCTTTGGCGTAAACCTGCGCAGCGACATTCACAATGCGGTCGGCATCACGCTGGATGAAACCACCAGCCGCGACGATATTCTGGCGCTGTTCGCTATTCTGCTGGGCGATGATCACGGTCAGAATCTGGACGTGCTCGACAGTGACGTCGCCCGTGCAGGCCACGCTATTCCGGCGGGGCTGCAGCGTCAGAGTGAGATCCTGACCCATCCGGTATTCAATCGTCATCACAGCGAAACCGAGATGATGCGCTACATGCACAGCCTGGAGAAAAAGGATCTGGCGCTGAACCAGGCGTTGATCCCGCTCGGCTCCTGCACCATGAAGCTCAACGCCGCCGCCGAGATGATCCCGATCACCTGGCCGGAATTTGCGGAGCTGCATCCGTTCTGCCCGGCTGAGCAGGCCACCGGCTACCTGCAGATGATCGGCCAGCTTTCTCAGTGGCTGGTACAGCTCACCGGCTATGATGCGCTCTGTATGCAGCCTAACTCCGGCGCGCAGGGCGAATATGCCGGACTGCTGGCAATCCGTCGTTACCACGAAAGCCGTGGCGAGGGCGATCGCCACCTCTGTCTGATCCCGGGTTCGGCGCACGGCACCAATCCGGCTTCCGCGCAGATGGCGGGCATGGACGTGGTGGTGGTGGCCTGTGATAAGCAGGGCAACATCGACCTGAACGATCTGCGTGAAAAAGCGGCGCAGGCGGGCGATAAGCTCTCCTGCATTATGGTGACGTACCCGTCTACGCACGGCGTCTATGAAGAGACGATCCGTGAAGTGTGCCAGATTGTGCATCAGCATGGCGGTCAGGTTTATCTGGATGGCGCGAACATGAACGCGCAGGTCGGCATCACCACGCCGGGCTACATCGGCGCGGACGTCTCGCACCTGAACCTGCATAAAACCTTCTGCATCCCGCATGGCGGCGGTGGTCCGGGCATGGGGCCAATTGGTGTGAAAGCGCACCTTGCGCCTTTTGTACCGGGACATAGCGTCATGCAGATCGACGATATCCTGACGCAGCAGGGGGCGGTCTCCGCAGCGCCGTTTGGCAGCGCCTCCATTCTGCCAATCAGCTGGATGTACATCCGTATGATGGGCGCAGAGGGGTTAAAACAGGCCAGTTCGGTGGCAATTCTGAACGCCAACTACATCGCCAGCCGCCTGAAATCCGCCTATCCGGTGCTCTATACCGGGCGTGACGGGCGCGTGGCGCACGAATGTATTCTCGACATCCGTCCGCTGAAAGAGCAGACCGGCATCAGTGAGCTGGATATTGCGAAGCGCCTGATCGATTACGGCTTCCATGCACCGACCATGTCGTTCCCGGTCGCTGGCACCCTGATGGTCGAGCCGACAGAGTCAGAGAGCAAAATCGAACTGGATCGCTTTATCGACGCGATGCTGGCTATCCGTATGGAGATCGATCGGGTGGCCGCTGGGGAGTGGCCGCTGGACGACAACCCGCTGGTAAATGCCCCGCATACCCAGCTGGAAATCGTCAGTGAGTGGTCGCACCCTTACAGCCGTGAACTGGCGGTCTTCCCGGCAGGCAGCCACAACAAATACTGGCCGACGGTAAAACGTCTGGATGATGTCTTTGGTGACCGTAACCTGTTCTGCTCCTGTGTGCCGATGAGCGACTATCAGTAG
- the gcvH gene encoding glycine cleavage system protein GcvH, translated as MSNVPNTLKYRDSHEWVRKEADGSYTVGITEHAQELLGDMVFVDLPEVGATFAAGEECAVAESVKAASDIYAPISGEVVAVNDALTDSPEQVNSEPYDGGWLFKIKASDESEIDALLDADAYKASIDE; from the coding sequence ATGAGCAATGTGCCAAATACGTTGAAGTACCGTGACAGCCACGAGTGGGTACGTAAAGAAGCTGACGGCAGTTACACCGTAGGCATCACGGAACATGCGCAGGAGTTACTGGGCGACATGGTGTTCGTCGACCTGCCGGAAGTGGGCGCGACCTTTGCCGCAGGTGAAGAGTGCGCCGTTGCCGAGTCCGTTAAGGCCGCCTCAGATATTTATGCGCCGATCAGCGGTGAAGTGGTCGCGGTTAACGACGCGCTGACCGACTCACCTGAGCAGGTCAACAGCGAGCCGTATGACGGCGGCTGGTTATTTAAAATCAAAGCCAGCGACGAGTCTGAAATCGACGCGCTGCTGGATGCAGATGCCTATAAAGCGTCTATCGACGAGTAG
- the gcvT gene encoding glycine cleavage system aminomethyltransferase GcvT — protein sequence MTQQTPLFEQHQACGARMVDFHGWMMPLHYGSQMDEHHVVRTDAGMFDVSHMTIVDLTGPRTREFLRYLLANDVAKLTQPGKALYTGMLNASGGVIDDLIVYFMSETFFRLVVNSATREKDLAWIAQHAEGYGITIAERNDLALIAVQGPQAQQKAQTLFTAAQREAVAGMKPFFGVESGDLFIATTGYTGEAGYEIALPAAEAAGFWQRLLAAGVKPAGLGARDTLRLEAGMNLYGQEMDESVSPLAANMGWTICWEPTDRDFIGREALEMQRERGTDKLVGLILTEKGVLRNGLPVRFTDSQGQLQEGIITSGSFSPTLGCSIALACVPASIGSSAIVEIRNRQMPVQVTRPVFVRAGKPVAQ from the coding sequence ATGACTCAGCAAACACCTCTGTTTGAACAGCATCAGGCCTGCGGTGCCCGCATGGTGGATTTTCACGGCTGGATGATGCCGCTGCACTATGGCTCGCAGATGGATGAGCATCATGTGGTGCGCACCGACGCCGGTATGTTTGACGTCTCCCACATGACCATTGTCGATCTGACGGGCCCGCGGACCCGTGAGTTTCTGCGTTATCTGCTGGCAAACGATGTGGCAAAACTGACTCAGCCGGGAAAAGCGCTCTATACCGGCATGCTGAATGCCTCAGGTGGCGTCATTGACGATTTAATTGTTTACTTTATGAGCGAAACTTTTTTCCGGCTGGTGGTTAACTCCGCGACCCGTGAAAAGGATCTCGCCTGGATCGCGCAGCACGCCGAAGGCTATGGCATCACGATTGCCGAACGCAATGACCTGGCACTGATCGCCGTGCAGGGTCCGCAGGCGCAGCAGAAAGCTCAGACGCTGTTCACCGCAGCGCAGCGCGAGGCAGTGGCGGGCATGAAACCTTTCTTCGGTGTGGAGTCGGGTGATCTGTTTATCGCCACTACCGGCTACACCGGAGAGGCGGGCTATGAGATTGCCTTACCCGCTGCGGAAGCGGCCGGGTTCTGGCAGCGTCTGCTGGCTGCCGGCGTTAAGCCCGCCGGACTGGGCGCGCGCGACACGCTGCGACTGGAAGCGGGTATGAACCTCTATGGTCAGGAGATGGATGAAAGCGTCTCCCCGCTGGCCGCCAATATGGGCTGGACTATCTGCTGGGAACCCACCGATCGCGATTTCATCGGCCGGGAGGCGCTGGAAATGCAGCGCGAACGGGGCACCGACAAGCTGGTGGGGCTGATCCTCACAGAAAAAGGGGTGCTGCGTAACGGCCTGCCGGTACGCTTCACCGATAGTCAGGGGCAGTTGCAGGAGGGGATCATCACCAGCGGCTCTTTCTCACCGACACTGGGTTGCAGCATCGCCCTGGCGTGCGTACCGGCCAGCATCGGCAGCAGCGCCATCGTTGAGATCCGTAACCGCCAGATGCCGGTCCAGGTAACCCGTCCCGTTTTTGTCCGCGCCGGTAAACCGGTCGCTCAGTAA
- the ubiI gene encoding FAD-dependent 2-octaprenylphenol hydroxylase → MQTFDVVIAGGGMVGLAVACGLQGSGLRIAVLEKSPEPSMALSASPSIRVSAINAASERLLQKLDVWSAILSQRCRAYHGMEVWDRDSFGTIAFDDQQQGLSHLGHIIENPVIHHALWQRATECSDVTIMAPAQLQQVAFGDNEAFITLQDGTMLSARLMIAADGAHSWLRNKADIPLTFWDYDHHALVANVRTEKPHDAVARQVFHGDGILAFLPMQDPHLSSIVWSLSPQEASRLETMPDALFNQQLAVAFDMRLGLCQLESERKSFPLVARYARQFAAHRLALVGDAAHTIHPLAGQGVNLGFMDAAELIGEIRRLHQQGKDIGQHLYLRRYERSRKHSAAMMLAGMQGFREMFAGNHPAKKLLRDVGLKLADRLPGVKPMMLKQAMGLNDLPAWLR, encoded by the coding sequence ATGCAAACTTTTGATGTGGTGATTGCCGGTGGCGGTATGGTGGGACTGGCGGTAGCCTGTGGCCTGCAGGGCAGCGGACTGCGCATTGCCGTGCTGGAGAAATCGCCAGAGCCATCGATGGCGCTGAGTGCGTCACCCTCCATTCGCGTGTCAGCCATCAATGCCGCCAGCGAACGGCTGCTGCAGAAGCTCGATGTCTGGTCGGCCATTCTCTCACAGCGATGCCGCGCGTATCACGGTATGGAAGTGTGGGACAGAGACAGTTTCGGCACCATCGCCTTTGACGATCAGCAGCAGGGCCTGTCGCATCTGGGCCATATCATCGAGAATCCGGTCATTCATCATGCGCTCTGGCAGCGCGCCACTGAGTGCAGCGATGTTACGATCATGGCGCCCGCGCAGCTGCAGCAGGTTGCCTTTGGTGACAACGAAGCCTTTATTACCCTGCAGGATGGCACCATGCTGAGTGCGCGACTGATGATTGCCGCCGACGGTGCCCACTCCTGGCTGCGCAACAAGGCTGACATCCCGCTGACCTTCTGGGATTACGATCATCACGCGTTAGTGGCCAACGTTCGCACGGAAAAGCCGCATGACGCGGTGGCCCGTCAGGTGTTCCACGGCGACGGCATTCTGGCCTTCCTGCCGATGCAGGACCCGCATCTGAGCTCGATTGTCTGGTCGCTCTCACCGCAGGAGGCGAGCCGTCTGGAAACCATGCCGGACGCGCTGTTCAATCAGCAGCTCGCCGTGGCGTTTGATATGCGGCTTGGCCTGTGCCAGCTGGAGAGTGAACGCAAATCGTTCCCGCTGGTGGCGCGCTATGCCCGTCAGTTCGCTGCGCACCGTCTGGCGCTGGTGGGCGACGCGGCGCACACCATTCATCCGCTGGCAGGCCAGGGCGTGAACCTGGGCTTTATGGATGCCGCTGAGCTGATTGGTGAAATTCGCCGCCTGCATCAGCAGGGAAAAGATATCGGTCAGCACCTCTACCTGCGCCGCTACGAGCGCAGCCGCAAGCACAGCGCGGCCATGATGCTGGCAGGCATGCAGGGCTTCCGTGAAATGTTTGCGGGTAATCATCCGGCGAAAAAACTGCTGCGCGACGTGGGCCTGAAACTGGCCGATCGTCTGCCGGGCGTCAAGCCGATGATGCTGAAGCAGGCGATGGGGCTGAACGACTTGCCCGCCTGGCTCCGCTAA
- the ubiH gene encoding 2-octaprenyl-6-methoxyphenyl hydroxylase, whose amino-acid sequence MTILIAGGGMTGATLALAISHLTQGTLPVTLIESSEPGSRAHPGFDGRAIALSAGTCQQLADINLWQHIASCATPITDIHVSDRGHAGFVSLTAADYAIPALGQVVGLFDVGQRLFAELKKAPGVTLRCPARVVRAERTAQQVEVTLDNDERLSGQLLIAADGTRSALAASCGIQWQREAYQQIAVIANVSAALPHQGRAFERFTEHGPLALLPMSDNRLSLVWCHPDTQRDRVAQWSDADFLSQLQRAFGWRLGKFTHTGRREYYPLALHQAVSPIAHRVAVVGNAAQTLHPIAGQGFNLGLRDVMSLAETLAAAHRQQQDPGSYPVLHHYQQRRQADRTATIGITDGLVRIFANRYGPLVAGRNLGLLAMDHLPWLRNQLAERTLGWVKR is encoded by the coding sequence ATGACGATTCTGATTGCCGGTGGCGGCATGACCGGGGCGACGCTGGCGCTGGCGATCTCCCACCTGACTCAGGGCACGCTGCCGGTTACGCTGATTGAAAGCAGCGAGCCGGGCAGCCGCGCGCATCCGGGTTTTGATGGCCGTGCAATTGCGCTTTCTGCCGGCACCTGCCAGCAACTGGCGGACATTAACCTGTGGCAGCACATCGCCAGTTGTGCCACGCCGATTACCGATATCCACGTTTCTGACCGGGGTCACGCCGGTTTTGTCTCGCTGACGGCAGCAGATTACGCTATTCCGGCGCTGGGGCAGGTGGTCGGTCTGTTCGACGTCGGGCAGCGGCTGTTTGCGGAGCTGAAAAAGGCCCCGGGTGTCACTCTGCGCTGTCCGGCCCGCGTAGTCCGCGCGGAGCGTACCGCGCAGCAGGTGGAGGTGACGCTGGATAATGACGAGCGGCTCAGCGGTCAGCTGCTGATCGCGGCAGATGGGACGCGCTCTGCGCTGGCCGCCTCCTGCGGCATCCAGTGGCAGAGAGAGGCCTATCAGCAGATTGCTGTGATCGCGAATGTCTCTGCGGCACTGCCGCATCAGGGACGGGCGTTTGAACGTTTCACCGAGCATGGCCCGCTGGCGCTGCTGCCGATGTCCGACAACCGCCTGTCGCTGGTCTGGTGTCATCCGGACACGCAGCGCGACCGGGTTGCACAATGGAGCGACGCCGACTTTCTCAGCCAGCTGCAGCGCGCCTTTGGCTGGCGACTGGGCAAATTTACCCATACCGGCCGGCGCGAATATTATCCGCTGGCGCTGCATCAGGCGGTGTCACCGATTGCGCACCGCGTGGCGGTCGTCGGCAATGCGGCTCAGACGCTGCATCCGATTGCCGGGCAGGGCTTTAACCTGGGGCTGCGCGATGTGATGTCGCTGGCTGAAACGCTGGCCGCCGCCCATCGGCAACAGCAGGATCCCGGCAGTTATCCGGTGCTGCATCACTATCAGCAGCGTCGCCAGGCCGACCGCACTGCCACCATCGGCATCACCGACGGGCTGGTGCGCATCTTCGCAAATCGTTATGGACCGCTGGTGGCGGGACGTAACCTGGGCCTGCTGGCGATGGATCATCTGCCGTGGCTACGAAATCAACTGGCCGAGCGCACGCTTGGCTGGGTCAAGCGTTAA
- the pepP gene encoding Xaa-Pro aminopeptidase: MISLERFLQRRQALLAEMAPGSAALIFAAPEVTRSNDSEYPFRQSSDFWYFTGFNEPQALLVLIKSDENHNHSVLFNRVRDPNAEIWSGRRLGQQAAPEKLGVDRALPWNDIGEQLHLLLNGLDVIYHAQGEYAYADTLVSGALDKLRRGFRQNLSAPATVTDWRPWVHEMRLFKDEDEIALLRRAGEISALAHTRAMQTCQPGMFEYQLEGEIHHEFTRHGARYPSYNTIVGAGENGCILHYTENESEMRDGDLVLIDAGCEFQGYAGDITRTFPVNGKFSPAQRAIYDIVLASLKRSLELFRPGVSIREVNDEVVRIMVTGLVELEILEGDVDTLIAEEAHRAFFMHGLSHWLGLDVHDVGHYGTPSRDRILEPGMVLTVEPGLYIAPDADVPARYRGIGIRIEDDIVITETGIENLTDSVVKEADEIEALMAAARQA; the protein is encoded by the coding sequence ATGATTTCACTGGAACGATTCCTGCAGCGCCGTCAGGCACTGCTGGCGGAGATGGCGCCAGGAAGCGCAGCGCTGATTTTTGCTGCGCCCGAAGTAACCCGCAGTAACGACAGCGAGTATCCGTTCCGCCAGAGCAGCGATTTCTGGTATTTCACCGGGTTCAATGAACCGCAGGCGCTGCTGGTGTTGATTAAAAGCGATGAAAATCATAACCACAGCGTGCTGTTTAACCGGGTACGCGATCCCAACGCAGAAATCTGGTCTGGCCGCAGGCTGGGCCAGCAGGCGGCGCCGGAAAAACTGGGCGTCGATCGCGCTTTACCCTGGAACGACATCGGCGAACAGCTTCACCTGCTGCTCAACGGCCTGGATGTGATCTACCACGCGCAGGGCGAATACGCCTACGCGGATACGCTGGTCTCCGGCGCGCTGGATAAGCTGCGCCGCGGGTTCCGCCAGAATCTCAGTGCGCCAGCGACCGTGACGGACTGGCGTCCGTGGGTGCATGAGATGCGCCTGTTTAAAGATGAGGATGAGATCGCGCTGCTACGCCGTGCCGGGGAGATATCCGCGTTGGCGCATACCCGCGCGATGCAGACCTGTCAGCCGGGCATGTTCGAGTATCAGCTCGAAGGGGAAATTCATCACGAATTTACCCGTCACGGTGCACGTTATCCCTCCTATAACACCATCGTGGGCGCGGGCGAAAACGGCTGCATTCTGCATTACACCGAAAATGAAAGTGAGATGCGCGATGGCGATCTGGTGCTGATCGATGCGGGCTGCGAGTTCCAGGGCTATGCAGGCGACATCACCCGAACCTTCCCGGTGAACGGCAAATTCAGCCCGGCCCAGCGCGCTATCTATGACATCGTACTGGCCTCCCTGAAACGCTCGCTTGAGCTGTTCCGTCCCGGCGTCAGCATCCGTGAAGTGAATGATGAAGTGGTACGCATCATGGTCACGGGGCTGGTGGAGCTGGAGATCCTGGAGGGTGATGTCGATACCCTGATCGCGGAAGAGGCGCATCGCGCATTCTTTATGCATGGTCTGAGCCACTGGCTGGGTCTGGATGTGCATGATGTCGGTCATTATGGCACCCCCAGCCGCGATCGGATTCTGGAGCCAGGCATGGTGTTAACCGTCGAGCCTGGCCTCTATATCGCGCCGGATGCGGATGTGCCCGCCCGCTATCGCGGGATTGGTATCCGCATCGAAGATGACATCGTGATCACCGAAACCGGCATCGAGAATCTCACCGACAGCGTCGTGAAAGAGGCCGATGAGATTGAAGCATTGATGGCGGCGGCTCGACAGGCATGA
- a CDS encoding YecA family protein, which produces MSLQNATPDYNALAAVLSQQGVGMTPAEMHGLLSGILCGGNQDTSWKTLVHDLANEGMAFSHTLAVPLAALHEHTATTLEDDGFLFQLLLPADDDITVFDRADALAGWVNHFLLGLGVTQPKLDKVTGETGEAIDDLRTIAQLGYEEDEDQEELEQSLEEVIEYVRVAALLCHDSFTRPQPTAPEVQKPTLH; this is translated from the coding sequence ATGTCCTTACAGAACGCAACCCCCGATTACAACGCGCTTGCCGCCGTACTCTCACAGCAGGGTGTGGGAATGACACCAGCAGAAATGCACGGTCTCCTGAGCGGCATCCTTTGCGGCGGTAACCAGGACACCAGCTGGAAGACGCTGGTACACGATCTGGCTAACGAAGGCATGGCGTTTTCACACACTCTTGCCGTGCCACTGGCGGCGCTGCATGAACACACGGCGACTACACTGGAAGATGACGGTTTCCTGTTTCAGCTGCTTCTGCCCGCTGACGATGACATCACCGTCTTTGACCGCGCCGACGCGCTGGCCGGCTGGGTTAACCATTTTCTGCTCGGCCTGGGCGTAACACAGCCTAAACTGGATAAAGTCACCGGTGAAACCGGCGAAGCTATCGACGATCTGCGCACGATTGCACAGCTCGGTTACGAAGAAGATGAAGACCAGGAAGAGCTGGAGCAGTCGCTGGAAGAGGTGATCGAATATGTGCGCGTGGCGGCACTGCTGTGTCACGACAGCTTCACCCGTCCGCAGCCCACCGCGCCAGAAGTTCAGAAGCCGACGCTACACTGA
- the zapA gene encoding cell division protein ZapA, translating to MSAQPVDLQIFGRSLRVNCPPEQQDALNSAADDLNQRLQDLKVRTRVTNTEQLVFIAALNICHELAQEKVKTRDYAANMEQRIRMLQQTIEQALVEQGRISEREGAKFE from the coding sequence ATGTCTGCACAACCGGTAGATTTACAAATTTTTGGTCGTTCGTTGAGAGTGAATTGTCCGCCAGAGCAGCAAGATGCGCTCAATAGCGCGGCTGACGATCTCAATCAACGGTTGCAAGATCTAAAAGTTCGCACTAGAGTCACAAATACAGAACAACTGGTGTTCATCGCCGCGTTAAACATCTGCCACGAGCTGGCGCAGGAGAAAGTGAAAACGCGCGACTATGCTGCTAATATGGAACAGCGCATCCGTATGTTGCAGCAGACGATTGAACAGGCACTGGTTGAGCAGGGTCGCATCTCTGAACGTGAAGGTGCGAAGTTCGAATAA
- a CDS encoding 5-formyltetrahydrofolate cyclo-ligase yields MSEPSMTQRQAIRQQVRHLRRALTDEQQAQAAEQLAELALNFAPLSAADTVALFLSVDGELNTRPLIARLWHLKKTVCLPVLHPFSPGHLLFLRYTPDTPLMTNRLGIPEPPLDIRQLITLEQLDLMLVPLVAFDRHGQRLGMGGGFYDRTLQHWRQHGFLPVGVAHDCQQVEELPVAEWDVPLPAVITPSTLWQWE; encoded by the coding sequence ATGTCAGAACCTTCCATGACACAACGTCAGGCGATTCGTCAGCAGGTCCGCCATCTGCGGCGTGCTCTGACCGATGAGCAGCAGGCTCAGGCGGCGGAACAGCTCGCTGAACTCGCCCTGAACTTCGCGCCACTCTCTGCGGCAGACACTGTGGCGCTGTTCCTCTCTGTCGATGGTGAGCTCAATACCCGGCCACTGATCGCCCGGCTCTGGCACCTGAAAAAAACGGTCTGCCTGCCGGTGTTACACCCCTTCTCTCCCGGTCATTTACTCTTTTTACGCTACACGCCCGACACCCCGTTGATGACGAACAGGCTGGGCATCCCGGAACCGCCGCTGGATATCCGGCAGTTGATCACGCTGGAGCAGCTGGATCTGATGCTGGTGCCGCTGGTGGCATTCGATCGCCACGGGCAGCGGCTGGGAATGGGCGGCGGCTTCTACGATCGCACGCTGCAGCACTGGCGGCAGCACGGCTTCCTGCCCGTGGGTGTGGCGCACGACTGTCAGCAGGTAGAGGAGTTGCCGGTAGCAGAGTGGGATGTGCCGCTGCCTGCGGTCATCACGCCGTCGACGCTCTGGCAGTGGGAGTAG